A region from the Spirochaeta thermophila DSM 6192 genome encodes:
- a CDS encoding metal ABC transporter ATP-binding protein, which yields MAPLIEVRGLAAGYGTQEVLTDVSFSVEEGEFLVILGPNGSGKTTLVRTLLGFVRPMGGDVRFATKGLRIGYVPQDVDTRAQFPATVEEVVCSGLYTRRLPRPEARRRVEEVLGLLGIRDLRRKRLDALSGGQRQRTLLARALVADPDLLVLDEPTGALDPRTRECFYLTLSEIKGRHPVTVIMVTHDVTGVLPYVQKVLLLDRRVQFFGTPEEFANQAAQHYFSHGEVACD from the coding sequence ATGGCGCCGCTGATTGAGGTGCGGGGCCTTGCCGCTGGCTACGGCACGCAGGAGGTCCTCACCGACGTGTCCTTTTCGGTGGAGGAGGGGGAGTTCCTCGTCATCCTCGGCCCCAACGGATCGGGGAAGACCACCCTCGTCCGCACCCTCCTGGGGTTCGTCCGTCCGATGGGGGGGGATGTCCGTTTCGCGACGAAGGGCCTCCGCATAGGCTATGTGCCCCAGGACGTGGACACCCGTGCCCAGTTCCCGGCCACCGTGGAGGAAGTGGTGTGTTCCGGCCTCTATACGCGCAGACTGCCGCGACCCGAAGCACGCCGGCGCGTGGAGGAGGTGCTTGGCCTCCTGGGGATACGTGATCTCAGGCGAAAGAGACTCGATGCCCTTTCCGGCGGCCAGCGCCAGCGGACCCTCCTCGCCCGTGCACTGGTGGCCGACCCGGATCTCCTCGTCCTCGACGAGCCGACCGGTGCCCTTGATCCGAGGACGAGGGAGTGCTTCTACCTCACGCTGAGCGAGATCAAGGGGCGCCACCCCGTCACGGTGATCATGGTGACCCACGACGTCACCGGAGTGCTCCCCTATGTACAGAAGGTCCTCCTCCTCGACAGGAGGGTCCAGTTCTTCGGCACGCCCGAGGAGTTTGCGAACCAGGCCGCACAGCACTACTTCTCGCACGGGGAGGTCGCCTGTGACTAG
- the nuoE gene encoding NADH-quinone oxidoreductase subunit NuoE: MAHIDRPWKAYPPRRDNLLLILHDIQDHNPRNYLPDDEVEEVARYLDIPVSELDGIISFYSMFSRRPRGRYVIRMCDSLACRLAGSLDLYFALQEGLGIKRGQTTPDGLFTVELVNCLGCCDKGPSLMVNDELHTRMTREKLDLLIEELARREGVAYEPRTVHS; this comes from the coding sequence ATGGCGCACATTGACCGGCCGTGGAAGGCGTATCCTCCCCGGAGAGACAACCTCCTCCTCATCCTCCACGACATCCAGGATCATAACCCCCGCAACTACCTTCCCGACGATGAGGTGGAGGAGGTGGCCCGGTACCTGGATATCCCGGTCTCCGAGCTCGACGGCATCATCTCGTTCTACTCCATGTTCTCCCGGAGACCCCGGGGGCGATACGTCATCCGTATGTGCGACTCGCTGGCCTGCAGGCTGGCCGGATCGCTCGACCTCTACTTCGCCCTTCAGGAAGGGCTGGGTATCAAGAGAGGCCAGACCACGCCCGACGGCCTCTTCACCGTGGAGCTCGTCAACTGCCTGGGGTGCTGCGACAAGGGCCCCTCGCTCATGGTGAACGACGAGCTCCATACCCGCATGACCCGGGAGAAGCTCGACCTTCTCATCGAGGAACTCGCGAGACGGGAGGGGGTGGCCTATGAACCACGCACGGTTCATTCTTGA
- a CDS encoding complex I 51 kDa subunit family protein, with protein MNHARFILEFAVDRDAFDMEAYISRGGFMGLRQALARPPAKVIAEVKSSGLRGRGGAGFPTGVKWESVQRHKEPYVVANADEGEPGTFKDRYIMEHAPYLLIEGMTIAGYAVGARRGFIYIRGEYPAIAKGLIKAVEDARKHHFLGEKILGTDYSFDISLRMGGGSYVVGDETALLNSLMGNRGYPMMKPPYPTEEGLWGHPTLVNNVETLAYVPAVFTKGASWFTQIGPEHSPGLKLFCVSGDVHAPGLYELPMGVPLHELLEAAGGVKGRLKAVQIGGTAGPVYDDRALSFPLDYDSLRAEGGALGSGAVVVMNHTRNMAEFLEVTTRFFSEESCGQCFPCRYGTRQLEFMARNIMMGKGKEEYLDEMREIVTTMSVASFCPFGKSVALPVGNVLDLFGDEIRTFIAHQRYVKEAG; from the coding sequence ATGAACCACGCACGGTTCATTCTTGAGTTCGCGGTCGACAGGGACGCCTTCGACATGGAGGCCTACATCTCCAGGGGAGGGTTCATGGGGTTGCGTCAGGCCCTCGCCCGGCCCCCTGCAAAGGTGATCGCCGAGGTGAAGTCCTCGGGCCTCCGGGGAAGGGGTGGAGCAGGATTCCCCACCGGGGTGAAGTGGGAGAGCGTGCAGCGCCACAAGGAGCCCTACGTGGTGGCCAACGCCGACGAGGGTGAGCCCGGAACCTTCAAGGACCGGTACATCATGGAGCACGCGCCTTACCTCCTCATCGAGGGGATGACCATCGCGGGGTATGCGGTGGGGGCCAGGCGCGGGTTCATCTACATACGTGGCGAGTATCCTGCCATCGCCAAGGGGCTCATCAAGGCGGTGGAAGATGCTCGGAAACACCACTTCCTGGGTGAGAAGATCCTGGGGACCGACTATTCCTTCGATATCTCCCTCAGGATGGGGGGCGGCTCCTATGTGGTGGGGGACGAGACCGCACTCCTCAACTCCCTCATGGGGAACCGAGGCTACCCCATGATGAAGCCTCCCTATCCCACCGAGGAGGGCCTGTGGGGCCACCCCACCCTGGTGAACAATGTGGAGACCCTCGCCTATGTGCCTGCGGTCTTCACCAAGGGAGCCTCCTGGTTCACGCAGATAGGGCCTGAGCACTCACCCGGGCTCAAGCTCTTCTGCGTGAGCGGTGACGTCCACGCTCCGGGCCTCTACGAGTTGCCCATGGGGGTGCCGCTTCACGAGCTCCTCGAGGCCGCTGGAGGGGTGAAGGGGAGGCTCAAGGCGGTGCAGATCGGGGGTACCGCTGGCCCAGTGTATGACGATCGGGCGCTCTCGTTCCCCCTCGACTACGATTCACTCAGGGCCGAGGGAGGGGCCCTCGGCTCGGGTGCCGTGGTGGTGATGAATCACACCCGCAATATGGCCGAGTTCCTCGAGGTGACCACCCGTTTCTTCTCAGAGGAGTCCTGCGGCCAGTGTTTCCCCTGCAGGTACGGCACGCGCCAGCTCGAGTTCATGGCGCGCAATATCATGATGGGAAAGGGCAAGGAGGAGTACCTGGACGAGATGCGCGAGATCGTCACCACCATGAGCGTGGCCTCGTTCTGTCCGTTCGGGAAGTCGGTGGCCCTTCCTGTGGGGAACGTGCTGG
- a CDS encoding metal ABC transporter permease: MIELLSLGFVQRAFLTGLALSLPASLLGMFLILRRFSMVGDGLAHVSFATVALGLLVGTQPFILSLPLVVAASLLLLFLVERRGAYGDAAVGMISGAAVALGVVLASVAGGFNVDLFAYLFGSILTVTWDEVWMSLLWAAVVVAGVVVWYRPLFMVTYDPEFAQVQGLPVRRYERILMVATAVTVVLGIRLVGVLLISSLIVFPASCAFLLRKGFAATLTVTALVGVGGVFLGMTASLAWNLPTGPAIVLAYALVFLLLALIPLLSRAVRGRS, encoded by the coding sequence ATGATCGAGCTGCTCTCCCTCGGTTTCGTGCAGAGGGCCTTCCTCACAGGCCTCGCCTTGAGCCTTCCGGCCTCGCTGTTGGGGATGTTCCTCATCCTCCGTCGGTTCTCCATGGTGGGCGACGGTCTCGCACACGTGAGTTTCGCCACCGTGGCCCTGGGCCTCCTCGTGGGGACGCAGCCTTTCATCCTCTCCCTCCCTCTGGTGGTCGCCGCCTCGCTTCTTCTTCTCTTCCTCGTGGAGCGGCGGGGGGCGTACGGGGATGCCGCAGTGGGCATGATCTCCGGTGCTGCGGTGGCCCTTGGGGTGGTGCTCGCGAGCGTGGCGGGCGGGTTCAACGTGGACCTCTTCGCCTACCTCTTCGGGAGCATCCTCACCGTGACGTGGGACGAGGTGTGGATGAGCCTCCTCTGGGCCGCGGTCGTGGTGGCGGGGGTGGTGGTGTGGTATCGCCCCCTCTTCATGGTGACATACGACCCCGAGTTCGCGCAGGTCCAGGGCCTCCCGGTGCGGCGGTACGAGCGGATCCTCATGGTGGCCACCGCAGTCACCGTGGTCCTGGGGATCCGGCTCGTGGGGGTGCTCCTCATCTCGAGCCTCATCGTCTTCCCCGCGAGCTGCGCTTTCCTTCTAAGAAAGGGATTTGCTGCTACCCTCACCGTCACGGCCCTCGTCGGGGTGGGAGGGGTGTTCCTCGGCATGACCGCCTCCCTCGCCTGGAACCTCCCCACCGGCCCGGCCATCGTCCTCGCCTATGCCCTCGTCTTCCTGCTCCTTGCCCTTATCCCCCTTCTCTCCCGGGCAGTGCGCGGCCGGTCGTGA
- a CDS encoding malic enzyme-like NAD(P)-binding protein: MSLRERALAYHRHPVPGKLAVRPTKPCETAEELSLAYTPGVAEPVREIARRPEAVYDYTAKGNLVAVISNGTAILGLGNLGALASKPVMEGKAVLFKRFADIDVFDIEVDTTDPDEFIRTVKLISPTFGGINLEDIRAPECFSIERRLIEECDIPVFHDDQHGTAIIATAGLLNACELAGKRLEEVRVVFNGAGAAGISCARMFIAAGVKKEHIVMCDRKGVIHTGRDDLSPEKAEFAAETPFRTLEEVLRDADVFVGLSVGGVLSQGMVRSMAKSPIIFAMANPDPEISYPEAKAVRPDLIMATGRSDFPNQINNVLGFPFIFRGALDVRATRITEGMKMAAARALAELAREPVPEEVSRAYGGERFTFGPEYIVPKPFDPRVIAYESVAVARAACEEGVARRPITDWDGYRNSLLRRVARYWDT; the protein is encoded by the coding sequence ATGTCCCTGAGGGAGCGCGCACTCGCCTACCATAGACACCCCGTCCCGGGTAAGCTCGCCGTCAGGCCCACCAAGCCCTGTGAGACCGCCGAGGAGCTCTCGCTCGCCTACACCCCCGGCGTGGCCGAGCCGGTACGCGAAATCGCCCGAAGACCTGAGGCCGTCTACGACTACACCGCCAAGGGGAACCTCGTGGCAGTGATCTCGAACGGCACGGCCATCCTCGGTCTGGGGAACCTGGGGGCCCTCGCGAGCAAGCCCGTCATGGAGGGCAAGGCCGTGCTCTTCAAGCGGTTCGCGGATATCGACGTCTTCGACATAGAGGTGGACACCACCGATCCCGACGAGTTCATCCGCACCGTGAAGCTCATAAGCCCCACCTTCGGGGGGATCAACCTCGAGGACATCAGGGCCCCGGAGTGTTTCTCCATCGAGCGGAGGCTCATCGAGGAGTGTGACATCCCCGTGTTCCACGACGACCAGCACGGTACCGCCATCATCGCGACGGCCGGCCTCCTCAATGCGTGCGAGCTCGCAGGGAAGAGGTTGGAGGAGGTGCGGGTGGTCTTCAACGGTGCCGGAGCGGCGGGAATCTCCTGCGCGCGCATGTTCATAGCGGCCGGAGTGAAGAAGGAACACATCGTGATGTGCGACAGGAAAGGGGTCATCCACACCGGGAGAGACGACCTCTCTCCCGAGAAGGCCGAGTTTGCAGCCGAGACGCCCTTCAGGACACTGGAGGAGGTCCTCAGGGACGCCGATGTCTTCGTGGGACTCTCGGTGGGGGGAGTGCTCAGCCAGGGGATGGTGAGGAGTATGGCGAAGAGCCCCATCATCTTCGCCATGGCGAACCCCGATCCCGAGATCTCCTATCCCGAAGCCAAGGCGGTGCGGCCCGACCTCATCATGGCCACCGGCCGGAGCGACTTTCCCAACCAGATCAATAACGTGTTGGGCTTTCCCTTCATCTTCCGTGGAGCACTCGACGTTCGGGCGACCCGGATCACCGAAGGCATGAAGATGGCGGCGGCACGTGCCCTCGCTGAACTCGCCCGCGAGCCGGTACCCGAGGAGGTCTCCCGGGCTTACGGGGGGGAGCGATTCACGTTCGGCCCTGAGTACATCGTGCCCAAACCCTTCGATCCGCGGGTGATCGCCTACGAGTCCGTGGCAGTGGCCCGTGCCGCCTGTGAGGAAGGGGTGGCACGCCGGCCCATCACGGACTGGGATGGGTACCGAAACTCTCTCCTCCGCCGGGTAGCGCGGTATTGGGACACATGA
- a CDS encoding metal ABC transporter substrate-binding protein translates to MSRRLAGLLLIGMLALAGCGRGQDERADASSSVRVAVSLFPYYDLARRVGGDAVKVHLLLPWGASPHGYEPTPRDIQVVQSAQYVIYTSEELEPWMERLTRALPEKVEVLTLEDVAGGGLHPVEEEHGGEHDHEASEVHHHAPHLWLDPLALEGLARAYAEELLRAMPDREEEIRSRLSAYLEGLEVLDRRMRELVDAAPRRTVVFAGHRMLDAWAARYGVQVVYPFESASPSAEVLPRQVREVLGHVLEEEGAPGVLYEAVSEVRLGGFLEAEGIAVYPFYGLHTLPKEMAEEGYGYVEVWEMNLDSLRKVLYGAAD, encoded by the coding sequence ATGAGCCGCCGCCTGGCCGGGCTTCTTCTCATCGGCATGCTTGCGCTCGCAGGATGCGGGCGAGGACAGGACGAGAGGGCCGATGCGTCCTCCTCTGTGAGGGTGGCGGTCTCGCTCTTTCCCTACTACGACCTCGCACGCCGCGTAGGAGGCGATGCGGTGAAGGTCCACCTCCTCCTCCCGTGGGGCGCGAGCCCTCATGGATACGAGCCCACGCCTCGTGACATACAGGTGGTGCAGTCTGCGCAGTATGTGATCTACACCAGCGAGGAGCTCGAGCCGTGGATGGAGAGGCTCACCCGCGCCCTCCCCGAGAAGGTGGAGGTGCTCACCCTGGAGGATGTCGCAGGCGGAGGGCTCCATCCTGTCGAGGAGGAACATGGGGGGGAGCATGATCACGAGGCCTCGGAGGTCCACCACCATGCCCCCCACCTCTGGCTCGATCCCCTGGCGCTCGAGGGGCTTGCCCGCGCCTATGCCGAGGAGCTCCTACGGGCCATGCCCGATCGCGAGGAGGAGATAAGGTCCCGGCTCTCGGCCTACCTCGAGGGCCTGGAGGTCCTCGATCGGAGGATGAGAGAGCTGGTGGATGCTGCGCCCCGGCGAACGGTGGTCTTCGCCGGCCACAGGATGCTCGATGCATGGGCCGCACGGTACGGGGTTCAGGTGGTCTATCCCTTCGAGAGCGCCTCCCCTTCGGCCGAGGTCCTCCCCCGCCAGGTGAGGGAGGTGCTCGGACACGTCCTTGAAGAAGAGGGTGCTCCCGGCGTACTCTACGAAGCGGTCTCAGAGGTGAGGCTCGGCGGGTTCCTCGAGGCCGAGGGTATCGCGGTGTATCCTTTCTACGGGCTGCACACCCTCCCCAAGGAGATGGCCGAGGAGGGGTATGGGTACGTGGAGGTGTGGGAGATGAATCTCGATTCCCTCAGGAAGGTGCTGTATGGCGCCGCTGATTGA